The following proteins are co-located in the Halarcobacter sp. genome:
- a CDS encoding TrkA C-terminal domain-containing protein, with translation MSIFRKIKKSLGWEFRSAKPEYDLNPLIYSQLKPFRVPLVLVQVVMIIGTMGYILIDDFPILDAIYQTGITFTTVGFGEVAPISPAGRFFTITLIIFGFALFTLSTAILIDAVIKGRLFDLYKERNMLYKIARLRKHFVLFYHNEYTAQLAKQFNQNHVPFVVVDPSDDIEQIAKECNYPYYVKEEPFKETAFLKSHLSSAKGAISLSKNISNNITLIASVRLYEKELGRSPFLIIANAETQNEKLRLVKLGADKVVATPSLMAKRVSAMAIRPDMENVLEEFLYKPDTPIDMEEAFVNEESWAVNKEIRDLKLRDKFKVSIIGITEKKGRFIQMPKGNVVITPGCKLLLVGNQRGITKARRIVALRNKPKDL, from the coding sequence ATGAGCATCTTTAGAAAAATAAAAAAATCCCTTGGGTGGGAATTTCGTTCAGCTAAGCCTGAATATGATCTAAATCCATTAATTTACTCACAATTAAAACCTTTTAGAGTACCATTAGTTCTAGTTCAAGTTGTAATGATTATAGGAACAATGGGATATATCCTAATTGATGATTTTCCAATTTTAGATGCGATTTACCAAACTGGTATTACATTTACAACTGTAGGTTTTGGAGAAGTTGCTCCAATCTCTCCTGCTGGAAGATTTTTTACTATTACACTTATTATTTTTGGATTTGCTTTGTTTACACTTTCAACTGCAATTTTGATTGATGCAGTTATTAAGGGTAGATTATTTGATCTTTATAAGGAAAGAAATATGCTTTATAAAATAGCTAGACTTAGAAAACATTTTGTATTATTCTATCACAATGAATATACTGCCCAATTAGCAAAGCAGTTTAACCAAAATCATGTACCATTTGTAGTTGTTGATCCTAGTGACGATATTGAACAAATTGCTAAAGAGTGTAACTATCCATATTATGTAAAAGAGGAACCTTTTAAAGAGACTGCTTTTTTAAAATCTCATCTAAGTTCAGCAAAGGGTGCAATATCACTTTCTAAAAATATTTCAAACAATATTACACTTATTGCATCAGTTAGATTATATGAAAAAGAGTTAGGAAGATCTCCTTTCTTAATAATTGCAAATGCAGAAACACAAAATGAAAAACTAAGACTTGTAAAACTTGGTGCAGATAAAGTTGTGGCAACTCCATCACTTATGGCAAAAAGAGTTTCTGCCATGGCTATTAGACCTGATATGGAAAATGTACTTGAAGAGTTTTTATATAAACCTGATACTCCAATTGATATGGAAGAGGCTTTTGTAAATGAAGAATCATGGGCTGTAAATAAAGAGATAAGAGATTTAAAACTTAGGGATAAATTTAAAGTATCTATTATTGGGATTACTGAGAAAAAAGGCAGGTTTATTCAAATGCCAAAAGGTAATGTAGTGATTACCCCAGGATGTAAGCTTCTTTTAGTTGGTAACCAAAGAGGTATTACAAAAGCTAGAAGAATAGTTGCTTTAAGAAATAAACCAAAAGATTTATAA
- the rpmB gene encoding 50S ribosomal protein L28 yields the protein MSRRCAISGKGPMVGNNVSHAKNRTKRRFVPNLRTVRVTLEDGTTQKIRISAKELRTLKKHS from the coding sequence ATGTCAAGAAGATGTGCAATTTCAGGAAAAGGACCTATGGTTGGTAACAACGTAAGTCACGCAAAAAACAGAACTAAGAGAAGATTTGTGCCAAATTTAAGAACTGTTAGAGTTACTTTAGAAGACGGTACTACACAAAAAATCAGAATCTCAGCTAAAGAGTTAAGAACTCTTAAAAAACACTCATAA
- a CDS encoding DNA ligase, with translation MRIIILCLLSIFTFAMQIQKPQSYQGDENINSWLMSEKLDGIRGYWNGKELLTRKGKKIYAPNWFIKNFPNFELDGELWTKRDDFENIQSIVMDKTPSSKWNEITYNIFEVPNTNGNFIKRLEKAKMWFFKNKNKHVHIIKQKKVINKEHLNSYLEDIIKKKGEGIIIKDPNKPYHTGRSPYILKVKKAKDMEGKVIGVNISDKTKVLKSLKLELENGIIFNLGTGFTKEQRITPPKIGEIVTFKYYSFTKNGKPKFASFLHIRKD, from the coding sequence ATGAGAATTATTATACTATGTTTATTATCTATTTTTACTTTTGCAATGCAAATTCAAAAACCCCAAAGCTACCAAGGAGATGAAAATATAAACTCTTGGCTTATGAGCGAAAAACTTGATGGGATAAGAGGATATTGGAATGGTAAAGAGCTACTTACAAGAAAAGGCAAAAAGATTTATGCACCAAATTGGTTTATAAAAAACTTTCCTAATTTTGAACTTGATGGGGAACTTTGGACAAAAAGAGATGATTTTGAAAATATCCAAAGTATTGTAATGGATAAAACACCAAGTTCAAAATGGAATGAGATAACTTATAATATTTTTGAAGTACCAAATACAAATGGTAATTTTATAAAAAGATTAGAAAAAGCAAAAATGTGGTTTTTTAAAAATAAAAATAAACATGTTCATATAATAAAGCAAAAAAAAGTTATAAATAAAGAGCACCTAAATAGCTACCTAGAAGATATTATAAAGAAAAAAGGGGAAGGTATAATTATAAAAGATCCAAATAAACCTTATCATACAGGAAGATCACCTTATATTTTAAAAGTAAAAAAAGCCAAAGATATGGAAGGTAAAGTTATAGGTGTAAATATATCTGATAAAACAAAGGTTCTAAAAAGTTTGAAATTGGAACTTGAAAATGGGATAATATTTAATCTAGGAACAGGATTTACAAAGGAACAAAGAATAACTCCACCTAAAATAGGTGAGATAGTAACTTTTAAATATTATAGTTTTACAAAAAATGGTAAACCAAAGTTTGCATCTTTTTTACATATTAGAAAAGATTAA
- a CDS encoding glycosyltransferase family 4 protein — protein MSHTISFKAKNRLIEELLKQDNISLLSKNSFMDKLLFKKKEYAKVYFHTGTIDNIASENIKNAKKIIVNSKTLKEEILQKFNIDENFVEVVYPAVDIEYKKPKEIKLQFCEKFNIDPKKKIIFFTGRNLKASGVIEFINIVMQLANNNFFALVAGDKKQITNLKFQLSKFNLEDKLLLLEDYKDIDELFLASDIFLLPTHTKSFALNVLKAMFCKTVVFTTVNNASKELIDVFSTMDSPNDRSMQFKLEAILQNKEDMKLIKKQNRKIAKNYTLEKQLEKINSILETI, from the coding sequence ATGAGCCATACAATAAGTTTCAAAGCAAAAAATAGACTTATAGAAGAGTTACTAAAACAAGATAATATCTCTTTACTTTCAAAAAACTCTTTTATGGATAAATTATTATTCAAGAAAAAAGAGTATGCAAAAGTATATTTTCATACAGGAACAATTGATAATATTGCAAGTGAAAATATAAAAAATGCAAAGAAAATTATTGTTAACTCTAAAACTTTAAAAGAAGAGATTCTACAAAAGTTTAATATAGATGAAAACTTTGTTGAAGTTGTTTATCCAGCTGTTGATATTGAGTATAAAAAACCTAAAGAGATTAAATTACAGTTTTGTGAAAAATTTAATATTGATCCAAAAAAGAAAATCATCTTTTTTACAGGAAGAAATCTAAAAGCTTCAGGTGTTATTGAGTTTATAAATATTGTAATGCAGTTAGCAAACAATAATTTCTTTGCTCTTGTAGCAGGAGATAAGAAACAGATTACTAATTTGAAGTTTCAGTTATCTAAATTTAATTTAGAAGATAAACTTTTACTTCTTGAAGATTATAAAGATATAGATGAACTATTTTTAGCTTCAGATATATTTCTTCTTCCAACACATACAAAAAGTTTTGCACTAAATGTTCTAAAAGCTATGTTTTGTAAAACAGTAGTTTTTACTACTGTAAACAATGCTTCTAAAGAATTAATTGATGTGTTCTCAACGATGGATTCACCAAATGACAGAAGTATGCAATTTAAACTTGAAGCAATTTTACAAAATAAAGAAGATATGAAACTTATAAAAAAACAAAATAGAAAAATTGCAAAAAACTATACTTTGGAAAAACAGTTAGAAAAGATAAACTCCATATTAGAAACAATTTAA
- the gmhA gene encoding D-sedoheptulose 7-phosphate isomerase, producing the protein MNLVIEKEFLGHLDTIHKVIETMGEPLQQAAAIAVETLKNGNKILLFGNGGSAADAQHIAAELTGRYKTERRGLPGIALTTDTSALTAIGNDYGYDRVFDRQVESLAVKGDLLIGISTSGNSKNVINAFKVGQEIGCKIVGLSGRDGGAMNDLCDINLVVPSDDTPRIQEMHILFGHTICQIIDNELS; encoded by the coding sequence ATGAATTTAGTTATAGAAAAAGAGTTCTTAGGACATTTAGATACTATACATAAAGTTATAGAAACAATGGGAGAGCCTTTACAGCAAGCAGCAGCAATAGCCGTAGAAACATTAAAAAATGGAAATAAAATTCTTCTTTTTGGAAATGGCGGAAGTGCAGCAGATGCACAACATATTGCAGCAGAACTTACAGGAAGATATAAAACTGAAAGAAGAGGTTTACCAGGTATTGCACTTACAACGGATACTTCAGCCTTAACTGCTATTGGAAATGATTATGGATATGATAGAGTTTTCGATAGACAAGTTGAGTCTTTGGCTGTTAAAGGAGATTTACTTATAGGTATTTCAACTTCTGGAAACTCGAAAAATGTTATAAATGCTTTTAAAGTAGGGCAAGAAATAGGGTGTAAAATTGTAGGTTTAAGTGGTAGAGATGGTGGAGCTATGAATGATTTATGTGATATAAATCTTGTAGTACCTTCAGATGATACTCCAAGAATACAAGAGATGCACATACTTTTTGGTCATACAATTTGCCAAATCATAGATAATGAGTTAAGTTAA
- the rfaE1 gene encoding D-glycero-beta-D-manno-heptose-7-phosphate kinase translates to MIDEYLWGNCERISPEAPVQIVDIKKETTVLGGAGNVISNLIALGSNVEVLSVIGDDEVGLLVKAMLTKQGAKASLVEQKGRKTSRKTRLMASHSQVVRYDKESKNNISVQSVKLLYEKFQEKINSYDIVLLSDYNKGVLTSELLEKVITYANKKGKKVLVDPKGSDFTKYKGAYLLTPNKKEAEFASGIKIENETDLKDALTKLKNEVSLAVSVITLSENGIAILEDDKVNVKPTVAREVYDVTGAGDTVLASLGFALSLGCDISTSVEFANLAAGVVVGKIGSATASLDEIEEYQASLHKSSIELHIKSFEQIEKISTRLKKQNKKVVFTNGCFDILHKGHVSYLNTAKSFGDVLILGLNSDASVKRLKGENRPINTQDDRAYILSALECVDYVVIFDEDTPYELIKLVQPDILVKGADYEGKEVVGSDIAKQTKLVTFVDGKSTTKTIEKIQKVN, encoded by the coding sequence ATGATAGATGAATACCTTTGGGGAAATTGTGAAAGAATCTCACCTGAAGCACCTGTTCAAATAGTTGATATAAAAAAAGAGACTACAGTCTTAGGTGGAGCAGGCAATGTTATAAGTAATCTTATAGCTCTTGGTTCAAATGTTGAGGTTTTATCTGTAATTGGCGATGATGAGGTTGGTTTATTAGTAAAAGCCATGTTAACTAAGCAAGGAGCAAAAGCTTCACTAGTTGAGCAAAAGGGAAGAAAAACTTCAAGAAAAACAAGACTTATGGCTTCTCACTCACAAGTTGTTAGATATGATAAAGAGAGTAAAAATAATATTTCTGTCCAAAGTGTAAAATTACTTTATGAAAAGTTTCAAGAGAAAATAAACAGTTATGATATTGTTCTTTTATCAGATTACAACAAAGGTGTTTTGACAAGTGAACTTCTTGAAAAAGTTATCACTTACGCAAATAAAAAAGGTAAAAAGGTATTAGTTGATCCAAAAGGTAGTGATTTTACAAAATACAAAGGTGCTTATCTTTTAACTCCAAATAAAAAAGAAGCAGAATTTGCTTCAGGTATAAAAATCGAAAATGAAACAGATTTAAAAGATGCCTTAACAAAACTAAAAAATGAAGTATCTTTAGCTGTTTCAGTTATAACATTAAGTGAAAATGGAATAGCGATTTTAGAAGATGACAAGGTGAATGTTAAACCAACAGTTGCAAGAGAAGTTTATGATGTAACTGGTGCAGGGGATACTGTACTTGCTTCATTGGGGTTTGCTTTATCTTTAGGTTGTGATATTAGTACTTCAGTTGAGTTTGCTAATCTTGCAGCTGGTGTAGTAGTTGGGAAAATAGGAAGTGCAACTGCTTCTTTAGATGAGATAGAAGAGTATCAAGCTTCTTTACATAAAAGTTCAATTGAACTGCACATAAAATCTTTTGAACAAATAGAAAAAATATCAACTAGACTTAAAAAGCAAAATAAAAAAGTTGTTTTTACAAATGGCTGTTTTGATATCTTACATAAAGGTCATGTAAGTTATTTAAACACTGCAAAATCTTTTGGTGATGTTTTAATTCTAGGATTAAATTCAGATGCCAGTGTAAAAAGATTAAAAGGTGAAAATAGACCAATAAATACTCAAGATGACAGGGCATATATCCTTTCTGCTTTAGAGTGTGTTGATTATGTAGTTATTTTTGATGAAGATACCCCCTATGAACTTATAAAATTAGTACAGCCTGATATTTTGGTAAAAGGTGCTGATTACGAAGGTAAAGAAGTAGTTGGTTCAGATATAGCAAAACAAACAAAGTTAGTTACTTTTGTAGATGGTAAAAGTACAACAAAGACAATTGAAAAGATCCAAAAGGTTAATTAG
- the rfaD gene encoding ADP-glyceromanno-heptose 6-epimerase — translation MKYTDIDFNNKNILITGAAGFIGSNLCFYFQENYPEANIIALDCFRSGETFSNGNLKSFGHFKNLIGFNGQVISGDINDSTLLEHLENSYKFDYIFHQAAISDTTALEQDIMIKTNVNAYEDLLKIAIKHNANMIYASSGATYGDSNRFEVGYESPNNVYGFSKVMMDNITYKYLKQGVDISIVGLKYFNVYGPREFYKNKTASMVVQFGHQILNGSTPKLFEGSDKILRDFIYIEDVVQANIKACSPKKSGVYNVGTGKARSFEDIVNILQKELNIDNGKEYIPNPFIGSYQFFTQANIDSTKENLEYEPRFSMEEGIKAYIPQIKELFETEVKKG, via the coding sequence ATGAAATATACAGATATAGACTTTAATAACAAAAATATTTTAATCACAGGTGCTGCAGGATTTATTGGTTCTAACCTTTGTTTTTACTTTCAAGAAAACTATCCGGAAGCAAATATAATTGCTCTTGATTGTTTTAGAAGTGGAGAGACTTTTTCAAATGGAAATCTAAAAAGTTTTGGTCATTTTAAAAATTTAATTGGTTTTAATGGTCAAGTGATAAGTGGTGATATCAATGATAGTACACTTCTAGAGCACTTAGAAAACTCATACAAATTTGATTATATTTTTCATCAAGCAGCTATTTCTGATACCACAGCTTTAGAACAAGATATTATGATAAAAACAAATGTTAATGCCTATGAAGACTTACTTAAGATTGCTATAAAGCATAATGCAAATATGATTTATGCAAGTTCTGGTGCAACTTATGGGGATAGCAATAGATTTGAAGTTGGATATGAATCTCCAAACAATGTATATGGATTCTCAAAAGTTATGATGGATAATATTACATATAAGTATTTAAAACAAGGTGTTGATATCTCTATTGTAGGACTTAAATACTTTAATGTGTATGGTCCAAGGGAGTTTTATAAAAATAAAACAGCTTCTATGGTAGTTCAATTTGGACATCAAATTTTAAATGGTTCTACTCCTAAACTTTTTGAAGGTAGTGATAAAATTTTAAGAGACTTTATCTATATTGAAGATGTAGTTCAAGCAAATATAAAAGCTTGTAGTCCTAAAAAGAGTGGTGTTTACAATGTAGGTACAGGAAAAGCTAGAAGTTTTGAGGATATTGTAAATATTTTACAAAAAGAACTGAATATTGACAATGGAAAAGAGTATATCCCAAATCCATTTATAGGCTCTTATCAGTTTTTTACCCAAGCAAATATTGATTCTACAAAAGAAAATTTAGAGTATGAACCAAGGTTTTCTATGGAAGAGGGGATTAAAGCATATATCCCTCAAATAAAAGAACTATTTGAAACAGAAGTTAAAAAAGGATAA
- a CDS encoding sugar transferase, with product MIKRLNLSNILYIIILVTADIFFLLVSLKIALYIRASFLSEFFPFLDTSTFHRYYWIVLLSFVIFLFEKIYFIRYDFWSDTKRVLKSLLLSFVIVFTVITLTKMSSEYSRAFILIFFITASFLIPISKRFLKKLLFKFNFFKVNVRVVGKSFLVDEMKEELKKNWYFGYNVSKKRFNVVILISKNFTTEQSKRLIRVYSKKTKNIYVIPYMHHIDFTHANIVDYFNVRLSAICIENRLLNYRNLLTKYFFEKILVLCILPFGILLHIFMIILIKIDSNGKVLFKQKRLGIKGSSFSCYKYRTMYENGDEILKKYLINNPDEVEHYSIYHKYKNDPRITKIGKVLRATSLDEFPQFFNVLRGDMNLIGPRPYIINEKEKIGKYNKDIILEVKPGITGLWQVSGRNNLTFSERVELDKWYIQNWSLWMDFVIFMKTIKVVFSKIGAQ from the coding sequence ATGATAAAAAGATTAAATCTCTCAAATATTTTATATATTATTATTTTAGTCACTGCTGATATATTTTTTTTATTAGTCTCTTTAAAAATTGCTTTATATATAAGGGCAAGTTTTCTATCTGAATTTTTTCCATTTTTAGATACTTCAACTTTTCATAGATATTATTGGATTGTTTTATTATCTTTTGTAATTTTCTTATTTGAAAAAATATATTTTATACGTTATGATTTTTGGAGTGATACAAAAAGAGTATTAAAAAGCTTGTTATTATCTTTTGTAATAGTATTTACAGTTATTACATTAACAAAAATGTCAAGTGAATACTCGAGAGCATTTATCTTAATATTTTTTATTACAGCTTCTTTTCTTATACCTATTTCAAAAAGATTTTTAAAAAAACTTTTATTTAAATTTAATTTTTTTAAAGTTAATGTAAGAGTTGTGGGAAAGTCATTTTTAGTTGATGAAATGAAAGAAGAACTAAAAAAGAATTGGTACTTTGGTTATAACGTATCAAAAAAGAGATTCAATGTTGTGATTTTAATATCAAAAAACTTTACAACTGAACAATCAAAAAGACTGATAAGAGTTTATTCTAAAAAAACAAAAAATATTTATGTAATACCTTATATGCATCACATTGATTTTACACATGCAAATATTGTAGATTATTTTAATGTAAGACTATCTGCTATTTGTATTGAAAATAGACTTTTAAATTATAGAAATTTGCTTACTAAATATTTTTTTGAAAAAATATTAGTTTTGTGTATTTTACCTTTTGGTATTCTTCTTCATATTTTTATGATAATACTAATTAAAATTGATTCAAATGGAAAAGTTCTTTTTAAACAAAAAAGATTAGGCATAAAAGGTTCTAGTTTTAGTTGTTATAAATATAGAACAATGTATGAAAATGGTGATGAGATATTAAAAAAATATTTAATCAATAACCCTGATGAAGTAGAGCATTATTCAATTTATCATAAATATAAAAATGATCCTAGGATCACAAAGATAGGAAAAGTATTAAGGGCAACTTCTTTAGATGAATTTCCTCAGTTTTTTAATGTTTTAAGAGGAGATATGAACTTAATTGGTCCAAGACCATATATAATTAATGAAAAAGAAAAGATTGGAAAATATAATAAGGATATTATATTAGAAGTAAAACCAGGGATAACTGGATTATGGCAAGTTAGTGGTAGGAATAACTTGACTTTTTCAGAGAGAGTTGAACTTGATAAATGGTATATTCAAAATTGGTCTTTGTGGATGGATTTTGTGATATTTATGAAAACAATTAAAGTTGTTTTTTCTAAAATAGGTGCTCAATAA
- a CDS encoding glycosyltransferase: MNKKNIDISNYKIAIVHDWLVTNAGAEKVLKSILDIFPEADIFSLVDFLNDKDRKNILKGKYSKTSFIQKLPFSKNKFRNYLPLFPLAIESLNLKEYDLIISSSWAVAKGIKKDKNQLHICYCYTPIRYAWDLYDEYTKNLKQPKKALVQFTLKYIRNWDIKTLDRVDYFIADSIFVQERIKRIYKKESKVIYPPVNIDKFLIKEKKDNFYLTASRLVSYKKTKLIVEAFNKMPDKKLVVIGDGEEYDNIKLIAKENIQLLGYQSDTTLIKYMQNACAFVYAAVEDFGIVPIEAMCCGTPVIALNKGGTAETVIDKETGIHFSKQRENSIIDAIKKFEEITFNHKNISNQMKKYSDNRFKKEFLNFIISKLDKEIT, from the coding sequence ATGAATAAAAAAAATATAGATATATCCAATTATAAAATAGCAATAGTACACGATTGGCTTGTTACAAATGCTGGAGCAGAAAAAGTTTTAAAGTCTATATTAGATATATTTCCTGAAGCAGATATTTTTTCATTAGTTGATTTTTTAAATGATAAAGATAGAAAAAATATTTTAAAAGGTAAATATTCAAAAACTTCATTTATCCAAAAATTACCTTTTTCAAAAAATAAATTTAGGAACTATTTACCTTTATTCCCTCTTGCCATTGAAAGCTTAAATTTAAAAGAATATGATTTAATAATTAGTTCTTCTTGGGCAGTTGCAAAGGGAATAAAAAAAGATAAAAATCAACTTCATATTTGTTATTGTTACACGCCAATTCGATATGCATGGGATTTGTATGATGAATATACTAAAAATCTAAAACAGCCTAAAAAAGCTTTAGTACAATTTACTTTAAAATATATAAGAAATTGGGATATTAAGACATTAGATAGAGTTGACTATTTTATAGCAGATTCCATATTTGTACAGGAGAGAATTAAAAGAATTTATAAAAAAGAATCTAAAGTTATATATCCCCCTGTTAATATTGATAAGTTTTTAATAAAAGAAAAAAAAGATAATTTTTATCTTACTGCATCAAGGTTAGTTTCTTATAAAAAAACTAAATTGATTGTGGAAGCATTTAATAAAATGCCTGATAAAAAACTTGTAGTTATAGGTGATGGTGAAGAGTATGATAATATTAAATTAATAGCAAAAGAAAATATCCAGCTTTTGGGTTATCAAAGTGATACTACATTAATTAAATATATGCAAAATGCATGTGCTTTTGTGTATGCTGCAGTTGAAGATTTTGGTATAGTACCTATTGAAGCTATGTGTTGTGGTACTCCTGTAATTGCTTTAAATAAAGGTGGCACAGCTGAGACAGTTATAGATAAAGAAACTGGTATTCACTTTAGTAAACAAAGAGAAAATAGTATTATTGATGCAATAAAAAAATTTGAAGAAATAACTTTTAATCATAAAAATATTTCAAATCAAATGAAAAAATATAGTGACAATAGATTTAAAAAAGAATTTTTAAATTTTATAATTTCAAAACTAGATAAAGAAATAACATAG
- a CDS encoding glycosyltransferase family 1 protein, producing the protein MKLKILVDAISLMSSLTGIGRYTYEISKNIEKYDDFEVNYFYGYFSKKLIHPSNGKDIKVLKNIISKNIILKKIIRKLLILSSRIFSKKYDIYWQPNFIPNDKIRAKKIVSSVHDFSFILYKEYHPKERIEYFEKYFFKNIEKADEIITGSNFSKQEIKERLNFPEKNIHVIYHGINHNLFKIYDNLEINQTLPENFIFSVGSIEPRKNLLGLLKAYNNLDDTFKDKYKLVLAGFKGWENNQIMELINKDKENIHYLGYISDIELAKVYNKASLFLFPSFYEGFGLPVLESMACGTPVICSNSSSLPEVGSDAVVYCNPDDINDINEKLKFVLNDESLQKQMIKKGLKRAKQFSWEKSAKEHIEIFKRLSKNL; encoded by the coding sequence TTGAAGCTTAAAATATTAGTTGATGCTATATCTTTAATGTCTTCATTAACTGGTATAGGAAGGTATACTTACGAAATATCTAAAAATATAGAGAAATATGATGATTTTGAAGTAAATTATTTTTATGGTTATTTTAGTAAGAAATTAATTCATCCTTCAAATGGAAAAGATATAAAAGTATTAAAAAATATAATTTCAAAAAATATAATTTTAAAAAAGATTATAAGAAAACTATTGATTCTTTCAAGTAGAATTTTTTCTAAAAAATATGATATTTATTGGCAACCTAACTTTATTCCTAATGATAAAATTAGAGCAAAAAAAATAGTTTCTTCAGTTCATGATTTTTCATTTATTTTATATAAAGAATATCATCCAAAAGAAAGAATAGAATATTTTGAAAAATATTTTTTTAAAAATATAGAAAAAGCAGATGAAATAATTACAGGATCAAATTTTTCAAAACAAGAGATTAAAGAGAGATTAAATTTTCCAGAGAAAAATATACATGTTATTTATCATGGAATAAATCATAATTTATTTAAAATATATGATAATTTAGAGATTAATCAAACTTTACCTGAAAATTTTATTTTTTCTGTAGGAAGTATTGAACCTAGAAAAAATTTATTGGGACTTTTAAAGGCTTATAATAATTTGGATGATACTTTTAAAGATAAATATAAGTTAGTTTTGGCTGGCTTTAAAGGTTGGGAAAATAATCAAATAATGGAGTTAATAAACAAGGATAAAGAAAATATTCATTATTTAGGATATATTTCAGATATAGAACTTGCTAAAGTTTATAACAAAGCATCTTTATTTTTATTTCCTTCTTTTTATGAAGGTTTTGGTTTACCTGTTTTAGAATCTATGGCATGTGGCACACCTGTTATTTGTAGTAATAGTAGCTCATTGCCTGAAGTAGGTTCAGATGCAGTAGTTTATTGTAATCCTGATGATATAAATGATATAAATGAAAAACTTAAATTTGTTTTAAATGATGAATCACTTCAAAAACAAATGATAAAAAAGGGATTAAAAAGAGCTAAACAATTTAGTTGGGAAAAATCTGCAAAAGAGCATATTGAAATTTTCAAAAGGTTATCTAAGAATTTATGA
- a CDS encoding GDP-mannose 4,6-dehydratase: MNKVLITGIDSFTGKYLSIFLEDKGYEIYGTSLSKSGDKKFICDITSKNDVLNVLKEVEPNFIIHLSGISFAAHGKNEDFYKVNTIGTTNILDSILELNQNPSKLILASSATIYGNQGKEVLDESLCPIPANHYGASKYSMECLSKGYFSKLPIIITRPFNYTGSGQAEQFLIPKIVKHFKEKKDSIELGNIDVSREFNDIGYVCEVYKRLLECDKKSEIVNICSGRGIKLLDVISSMNKISGYEINVKVNPAFVRKDEIKSLTGSNEKLYSLIGNVEQKEFELTLRDMLEA, translated from the coding sequence ATGAATAAAGTATTAATTACAGGTATAGATAGTTTTACAGGAAAATATCTTTCAATTTTTTTAGAAGATAAAGGATATGAAATTTATGGTACATCATTATCAAAAAGTGGTGATAAAAAATTTATTTGTGATATTACATCAAAAAATGATGTTTTAAATGTATTAAAAGAAGTTGAACCAAATTTTATTATACATCTATCTGGAATATCTTTTGCAGCTCATGGTAAAAATGAAGATTTTTATAAAGTTAATACTATAGGTACTACTAATATATTAGATTCAATTTTAGAATTAAACCAAAATCCATCTAAACTTATATTAGCTAGTAGTGCAACCATATACGGAAATCAAGGTAAAGAAGTTCTTGATGAATCATTATGTCCAATTCCTGCAAATCATTATGGTGCTAGTAAATATTCAATGGAGTGTTTATCTAAAGGATATTTTTCAAAATTACCTATAATTATAACAAGACCATTTAACTACACTGGTTCAGGACAAGCTGAACAATTTTTAATACCTAAAATTGTAAAACATTTTAAAGAAAAAAAAGATTCTATTGAATTGGGAAATATAGATGTTAGTAGGGAATTCAATGACATCGGATATGTTTGTGAAGTTTATAAAAGACTTTTAGAATGCGATAAAAAAAGTGAAATAGTAAATATTTGTTCTGGAAGAGGAATAAAACTTCTTGATGTAATTAGTAGTATGAATAAAATTTCAGGATATGAAATAAATGTTAAAGTAAATCCTGCTTTCGTTAGAAAAGATGAAATAAAATCTTTAACGGGTTCAAATGAAAAACTTTATAGTCTTATTGGTAATGTAGAGCAAAAAGAATTTGAATTAACATTGAGAGATATGCTTGAAGCTTAA